The genomic interval CGCCCTCCGCCGGCCGCTCCGTCGCTACGCCGGCCGGGCTGGTGGAATTCCTGGCGCTCGGTCCGCTGCTCGAACGGCTGGGAGCGGATCCGGGTGGTCCCGCGTCGGGTACCCCGACGCGCAAACCGGCCGAGACGCACCGCAAACCACAGGCAGACTTGTGGGAGCTTGAGGACCCTGAAGGCGACATGCTTGACGGCGACATCACCCCTCCCACATAGACCGCATGTCCTGCCGCTACGACTGAGTAGAGTCCATGTGTCCACACCGGCGTACATGATCCGGTCCGGCAGGATTTTTCCCATTCTCCAGCGTGGTTCCCGCATGACCTATCCAGCGTCCAATCCTCATGATCCCATCCAGTGGCACGGCACCACGATCCTGTCGGTGCGCAAGAACGGTCAGGTGGTGATCGCCGGCGACGGGCAGGTCTCGGTCGGCCCGACGGTGATGAAGGCCAACGCGCGCAAGGTCCGCTGGCTGGCCGGCGGCACGGTGATGGCCGGCTTCGCCGGCGCCACCGCCGACGCGATGACCCTGTTCGAGCGGCTGGAAGGCAAGCTGGAGCAGTATCCCGGCCAGTTGACCCGCGCCTGCGTCGAGATGGCCAAGGACTGGCGCACCGATCGCTATCTGCGCCGGCTTGAGGCGATGATGGCGGTGGCCGACAAGAGCGTCAGCCTCGTGCTGACCGGCAACGGTGACGTGCTGGAACCGGAGGATGGGCTGATCGGCATCGGCTCCGGCGGATCCTATGCCCTGTCGGCGGCGCGTGCACTGATCGACATCGACGGGATGGATGCGGAAGCCGTGGCGCGCAAGGCGATGAAGATCGCCGCCGGCATCTGCGTCTACACCAACGAAAACGTCACCCTGGAAAAGCTGTGAGCGCCATGAGCCAGACCGCATCCGTCTCCGCCGACAGCGCCGCCTTCAGCCCGCGCGAGATCGTCTCGGAACTCGACCGCTACATCGTCGGCCAGACCGAGGCCAAGCGCGCCGTCGCCATCGCGCTGCGCAACCGCTGGCGCCGGCAGCAGCTGCCCGAAGGACTGCGGGAAGAGGTTCTGCCGAAGAACATCCTGATGATCGGCCCGACCGGCGTCGGCAAGACCGAGATCGCCCGCCGCCTCGCCCGGCTGGCCCAGGCCCCCTTCCTGAAGGTCGAGGCCACCAAATTCACCGAGGTCGGCTATGTCGGCCGCG from Azospirillum sp. TSH100 carries:
- the hslV gene encoding ATP-dependent protease subunit HslV; amino-acid sequence: MTYPASNPHDPIQWHGTTILSVRKNGQVVIAGDGQVSVGPTVMKANARKVRWLAGGTVMAGFAGATADAMTLFERLEGKLEQYPGQLTRACVEMAKDWRTDRYLRRLEAMMAVADKSVSLVLTGNGDVLEPEDGLIGIGSGGSYALSAARALIDIDGMDAEAVARKAMKIAAGICVYTNENVTLEKL